CCCTTCGTCAAACCTTCTGGATCTCTGAAAGCCACGATTGCACAGGTCCCGAACGCAGGAGTGCGCCAGTGAGGCGGAATGGCGTTTGCGATCGAGGAGCGTTATGACAACGACCATCCAACGAAAGATCGCCAAGGATGTTTTGGTCGTCTTCATGGTCGCCCTTTTTGTCTTGACCGCGATGGTCATGATGATCGGCGTTGCACGCGAAGCGCTAAGCCAGGGACTAGGCCTTGTGGGCGTGATGCGTTTGCTTCCCTATGCGCTCCCCAACGCCTTGTCACTATCCGTTCCAGGTACGGCTTTGCTGAGTGTTTGCACGGTCTATGGACGGATGTCGGCTGACCGTGAGTTTGTTGCATTGCAATCGGTCGGCATCAGCCCGCTGCCGGCGATGACGCCGGCGATTGCACTCACAACGCTACTCAGTCTTGGAACCGTGGGACTGATCAACTTGGCATTCACTTGGGGATATTGGGGCGTTGAGCATGTGGTGATGTCCTCCGTGGAGAGAATTGCCTATGGAGTTCTCGAGCGAGACCATCGATTCCAACACGGTGATTTGTCGATGAGCGTTCGTGATGTTGAGGGGGAGGATTTGATTGAGCCTGTCATCAGTATTCACAAACCGAACGGCGAATTGGTTTCGATCAATGCGCGAGTCGCCAAGATGCGGTACACCGACGAGGATCAGTCACTGACGCTACAAATCACCGAGGGTCAAGCAACCTTTTCCGATAAGGCGTCATTTGTTTTCCCCGATACGCTTGTACAAAAAATCCCATTGGGCCGGTCACTCGGAATGGATCTGCTGACGGCGCATCCGTCGCACATGCCGATGCGAGAATTGCCAGCGGCTTCGATCGCTCAGACGGAAGATGTTTCTCGGCGTGTGGGCGAGATCGTGGCACACACGGGATTCAGTTTAATCAACGCTCAACCAAACGAACTGATTGAGCAAGCGGCGCTCGATCGTGAAGAGGCACTTCGGCAGAGTCGCCGACGCGTGCACCGGCTCGGTACCGAGATGCACCGGCGATGGGCCAGCGGGTTTACGTGTTTGGCGCTTGCGATGGTTGGCGTCCCGTTAGCGATTCGTATGAAGACGACCGATACAATGACGACGTTTGGAATCGTTTTCCTGCCAACGCTACTGGTGTACTACCCGATCTTTGCCTTGACGTTGGATATGGCGAAGGATGGGCGCTTGGCGGCTCAGGGTGTTTGGATTGCAAACCTTGTCTTTGTTTTGATGAGTTTGCTGATGATGCGCCGGATCATTTACAGGCCGATGTAGTCGCAAAATCAGCGTACCGCGGGCGATGGCTGATGAGGACAGGAAGGGCGAACAGGCGGATGCCGCGACCATGAAAGGAAACGATGAGACAATTGAAGAATCGATTGCGAAACTGGTGGAATGCTAGCGCGTTTCCAGTTTCGGATCATGGGCAACTCCCCGGTTCGCAAATCTGGACAACACGTCAGAACGTGCTTGCACTGGGCTGTTTGCTGATTGCATCCATGGTCGTTTTGTTGCCAAACCTGTCCTATCCGTTGATTGATCCGGATGAGACACGTTACGCACAAATTGCACTCGAGATGATTGAGTCGAGAGACTGGGTCACTCCAATGCTCGACGGCCGGGCCTATCTCGACAAGCCTCCGATGATGTATTGGATGACAGCCATCAGTTTCAATGTGCTGGGGCACAACGAAAGCGCCGCACGCCTCCCGTCGGTGCTATCCGCCTTGGCGACGATCATGATGCTGTTCGTCTTGGGGCGTCGGTTCGTCGGCAGCCGAGCTGCGTTCTTGGGTGCCGTGTCGCTATTACTTTGCGGGGGCTTTCTACTGGCGGGACGCTTTTTGATCCTCGATTCGATGTTGACGTTGTTTACGACCATCAGCTTGTTGACGGGATACATCGCTGTTCGAGAGCAAAAACACCGCTGGGTTTGGTGGATGATTTCAGGGGTTGCCTGCGCGCTAGGCGTGTTAACCAAAGGGCCTGTGGCGCTGGTGTTGTGCGCTCCACCATTAGCGGTCAATGGTTGGTTGCGAAAAGATCAGACTCGCACACGTCGTTTGCACTGGATCGCCTTCGTCTTACCCATGACCCTTGTCTGCGTTCCCTGGTACATCGCGATATGGAAATTCAACCCTGAATTCGGTGACTATTTCTTCTTGGAACACAATTTCAAGCGGTTTACAGAAGGTTCGAACCATCGACAGCCGTTTTGGTTCTATTTGCCGATCCTCTTTGTTGCGATGTTTCCAACCTCGTTATTGCTGCCGTCGCTGGCCGTCTTTCTCGCCAGCCGATCCGAAAGGAAACGTAACGCCCGGTCGAAGGATCTTGGCTTCTTGTTTTGTGGTTCGGTTTGGGTTCTTGCTTTCTTTTCGATTGCCAGTTGCAAGCTGCCAACCTATATCCTCCCTGCGATTCCGCTCGTTGCCTTGATGATGGGTGCGATGTTGGACCATACGGTTTTCAAGCCTGATCTTCCAAGTCGGATCACATCTTACTTGAAGCCCTTTCCACAACGTGCATCGATGGTCATGTTCGTGATGAGCATGACCATCGCGGCAGTGGACGTTTGGCTCACTGGATCGCTGCAGTTCACGGTTGCCATGGCGATGATGGTCAGTGTCACGCTGGCGATGATCACCGTAGCAAACTGGAATCACCAAATTGCGTTCGAGATGCCCGGCTGGGCATTTTTATCGCTCGTTGGGATCACGCTTTTGAGCTTCGCTGGGGAGCGCTTGATGCCGACGATTGCTGCTTACCGGTCCATCCACACGAAAGTTGCGATCGCCGCAGAGCAGCATCCGGGAGCGACGATTGTGTACTTTGGTGAAAACCCGCATGCGTTGGAACTCGTGATGCCGACGAGCAACGTGTTCTACTTTTGCCGAGAACAACGCGAGGCGTTTGTGGCATTCTTGTCGCATTATCCTGAGGTTTTGTTGGTGACCGATGATGAAGAGATCGAATCGACTCGGCAAGCGGTCGCAACGACACATCAACTCGTGCAGACCCGTCTGGACAAACACTTGTACGTCGCATCTCGTCAGCATCCGACCCGCGACTTGTAGCCTCGCTGGTCGGTAACGGAGGATCGCGATCGAGAACGACCCCCTCAAGTCTTGCACCTGCGACAATATATCTAGCGAATCGAGGTCGATAGCAAGCTGACTCGCCTTGCTTGTGGGAGTAGGATGGACATCCTTCAACCCCTTCGCAGGAGAGCGGAAAATGTGGTTTTGGTGGACCTTGATCGCGATTGGTTCGTTATTGGTGGTCATTGTTGTCTATGACCTTGTCCAACGAAAACATGCGATTCTTCGCAACTTCCCGATCATTGGCCATTTTCGTTACCTGCTCGAAATGATCGGCCCCGAGCTTCGGCAGTACATTGTCACCGGGAACGACGAAGAACGCCCCTTTTCTCGCGATCAACGACGATGGGTCTATGCATCGGCGAAGCAGCAGAATCGATACTTTGGATTCGGATCTGACAATGAAATGGAGACCACCGACAATTACTTGATTCTCAAGCACGATGCGTTTCCGCTCCATCTCCCTCATGTGGGAGAGCTGGGATATGATCCCAAGTACGAGATTCCCTGCGCCAAGATTCTTGGCGGTTACCGAAGGCGGGCTAAGGCTTTTCGTCCCGCATCGGTCGTTAACCTTTCAGCCATGAGCTTT
This window of the Novipirellula artificiosorum genome carries:
- a CDS encoding LptF/LptG family permease, producing the protein MTTTIQRKIAKDVLVVFMVALFVLTAMVMMIGVAREALSQGLGLVGVMRLLPYALPNALSLSVPGTALLSVCTVYGRMSADREFVALQSVGISPLPAMTPAIALTTLLSLGTVGLINLAFTWGYWGVEHVVMSSVERIAYGVLERDHRFQHGDLSMSVRDVEGEDLIEPVISIHKPNGELVSINARVAKMRYTDEDQSLTLQITEGQATFSDKASFVFPDTLVQKIPLGRSLGMDLLTAHPSHMPMRELPAASIAQTEDVSRRVGEIVAHTGFSLINAQPNELIEQAALDREEALRQSRRRVHRLGTEMHRRWASGFTCLALAMVGVPLAIRMKTTDTMTTFGIVFLPTLLVYYPIFALTLDMAKDGRLAAQGVWIANLVFVLMSLLMMRRIIYRPM
- a CDS encoding phospholipid carrier-dependent glycosyltransferase, with the translated sequence MRQLKNRLRNWWNASAFPVSDHGQLPGSQIWTTRQNVLALGCLLIASMVVLLPNLSYPLIDPDETRYAQIALEMIESRDWVTPMLDGRAYLDKPPMMYWMTAISFNVLGHNESAARLPSVLSALATIMMLFVLGRRFVGSRAAFLGAVSLLLCGGFLLAGRFLILDSMLTLFTTISLLTGYIAVREQKHRWVWWMISGVACALGVLTKGPVALVLCAPPLAVNGWLRKDQTRTRRLHWIAFVLPMTLVCVPWYIAIWKFNPEFGDYFFLEHNFKRFTEGSNHRQPFWFYLPILFVAMFPTSLLLPSLAVFLASRSERKRNARSKDLGFLFCGSVWVLAFFSIASCKLPTYILPAIPLVALMMGAMLDHTVFKPDLPSRITSYLKPFPQRASMVMFVMSMTIAAVDVWLTGSLQFTVAMAMMVSVTLAMITVANWNHQIAFEMPGWAFLSLVGITLLSFAGERLMPTIAAYRSIHTKVAIAAEQHPGATIVYFGENPHALELVMPTSNVFYFCREQREAFVAFLSHYPEVLLVTDDEEIESTRQAVATTHQLVQTRLDKHLYVASRQHPTRDL